A window of the Oryza brachyantha chromosome 5, ObraRS2, whole genome shotgun sequence genome harbors these coding sequences:
- the LOC102699867 gene encoding uncharacterized protein LOC102699867 → MALLLRALRRALPPLSAATPAAAGALLRRAPLPTAAAVSLPCRARLLDPIGLRPFSVAATASQAPAMGASLFEGLTETRFPKRRPGFKSRRKRASLRPKGPCYWVKCKPEEPIPANQPNAGSVQGRKEKKRIKQRKAFIMAEKKKRKAQYSAAVKRKDAERTERKMAAVARERAWAERLIELKQIEEEKKAAMA, encoded by the exons ATGGCGCTCCTCCTCCGAGCTCTCCGGCGAGCCCTCCCGCCGCTCTCCGCGGcgaccccggcggcggcgggggctctACTCCGGCGCGCCCCGCTtcccactgctgctgctgtttccCTTCCTTGTCGTGCTCGGCTGCTGGATCCGATCGGGCTCCGGCCAttctccgtcgccgcaacGGCCTCGCAGGCGCCGGCCATGGGGGCCAGCCTCTTCGAAGGGCTCACGGAGACCCGGTTCCCCAAGCGGCGGCCGGGGTTCAAGTCACGGCGGAAGAGGGCCAGCCTCCGCCCCAAAG GTCCGTGCTACTGGGTGAAGTGCAAGCCAGAAGAGCCTATCCCGGCGAACCAGCCGAATGCCGGTAGCGTGcagggaaggaaggagaagaagaggatcAAGCAGCGCAAGGCCTTTATCATG GCTGAAAAGAAGAAGCGTAAAGCTCAGTATTCTGCTGCTGTTAAGCGAAAGGATGCGGAAAGGACAGAAAGGAAGATGGCTGCAGTGGCCAGAGAGCGGGCATGGGCTGAAAGGTTGATAGAGCTGAAACAGAttgaggaagaaaagaaagctgCAATGGCTTAA
- the LOC102700148 gene encoding uncharacterized protein LOC102700148, which translates to MPPPPPDRRDFLYRYGRRHDGGGAGDPLPPPAPTPPRWRESPYHPLPPPPLRDHSRPSPRRTPSSVSSEGYYRQGGASYDRSYPDESLGYTPSRSDRYWVEDEDGGYKGFGRYGGGGGGSRRDGRDIRGSYRRSPFRGYGSDFSRNHQEHPPPPLRRSPLRSVAVPMCYDPPGDKAERGDRDHHHRVTPWRPLRRRESRSDAGDTSGAEPVPAGQATTAAASEKDACPDFSANHQEHPSPPPRRSPLRSVAVPMCYDPPGDRAERGDKDHHHRVTPWRPLRRRENRSDAADASGAGPVPAGQATAAVSSEKDSSAQSLAVAAPQASEEEAPRKKPRLGWGQGLAKYEKQKVHGPADSAEAVAEGSPTSTDQKAVTNTPAFAPCVSPVATPSPAPLCKSPVPEDKSCEMTANTVTESNKNIPVADVQACNNEVPTTLDQLEGDPIDSLAKVLSVLVQHEDSCSGDSKGLTNGSKLLLLKESISKELEKTELEIDSLEGELKSVTTKARNRALKDPPKALTYAQNPLPSPVKEQGELTPSPKISMEQDADVKGSELMEVETAQAHNAKAVSSEESVACPGVAQGQVPAAADVIPSDPSGKIGSGIDVDNGQHEENPCHDNFNAMKADDNSDLTRPCSYHGVKYNLVDTVLSMNRSLAKNTSELLFKPVLADRSHLDLLESSHLSSQMKNGLIIKKKYAILKNQQRFKEQILTFKFRVLRHLWKEDVRLLSVRKQRSKSHKRTEQNNRAPQSGSQRQRSSNRSRFAVPAGNLSTFPITEMSDIANKMFSEFQLKRCRNYLKMPSMIVDEKEKAVAMFVNKNGLVEDPISVEKERSLFNPWTQEEKEIFMEKLATFGKDFSKISSFLQHKTTADCVEFYYKHHKSDSFREVKKLLDLRQQQQPASNYLAAVSGKKWNPEANAALLDMLGVATEVAAQGLEYANEVKKNSVKSIMQIACGAANSTKGSEDCVGDVSLHERESVAADVLAGICGTLSPEGMGSCITSSADHGQKIGISRMEHLLTPEADKNFDDDGTLSDQECEVDIVDWNDDEKSRFIDAMNSYGKDFARISSCVKSKSSEQCKVFFSKARKSLGLDLIHQGGADAGFPTGDANGGRSGTDGACIAEMDSAICSAQSCPEMEVDACPISDGDIQGHDPLSGVASKQPEADKSNVPDEDINAKEGGRKAEKDCSIIDHKQLCEDARETSYPRIDINCPDSTDKLQDTEDVKPVNMHANDAMVSSVEQAVAAHVETRTSSHSVEVIESSRASKEIVMDVSRMEGRSHETAICKGGKSTPPVCLPALGVSKENIIHFSNMDEATPIRPAFTSNYQQTKLADPMQSKPKPLTPKDLMPVQFTTSLPDPTSICFEGIAAITTPNFEDDGNKTSIASGAKDVSMFPAYKDQSGNHHDPLFHNVEGYMQQRRNNHFRTEVPVLSESTIGGNAGVSQLDHFMVSKFQNGRSSSLGLSNGNLGVLSTGRREEVREGLFTPCSVKASSGNEQQQKRPGDVKLFGQILSHQSSLQSSGSSTHGSKSKPLSPKVDKSASRLLSNSRECLVYSSRPPNIANLGLEERTMRSYDHFDTVQTIQPEPMVMVAKCQRSSAGVPVYSTKNGALSVFRELQPPSVQPLSSDHKLLENFGDIHKRNGIELISGFQQPGRLGSAGVLVSSVSDPVAALKAQYGPGSKMLSNDVDTWKDIGSR; encoded by the exons atgcctccgccgccgccggatcgGAGGGACTTCCTCTACAGATATGGCCGCaggcacgacggcggcggcgccggcgaccccCTCCCACCGCCAGCCCCCACGCCGCCGAGGTGGCGGGAGTCGCCGTACCATCccctgccgccaccgccgctacGTGACCACTCGCGGCCCTCACCTCGCCGGACGCCTTCGTCGGTCTCCTCAG AGGGCTATTACCGACAGGGCGGCGCCTCGTACGACCGCTCCTATCCTGATGAATCGCTTGGGTACACGCCCTCGCGCTCAGACCGGTACTGGGTggaggacgaggacggcggctACAAGGGTTTCGGCCggtatggtggtggtggcggcggcagccggagGGACGGCCGGGACATCCGGGGTTCCTACCGGAGGTCGCCGTTTAGGGGATATGGGAGCGACTTCTCCAGAAACCACCAAGAGCACCCGCCTCCACCTCTGAGGAGGTCGCCCCTGAGATCAGTGGCTGTACCGATGTGTTATGACCCTCCTGGTGATAAGGCTGAGAGGGGTGATAGGGACCATCATCACCGTGTGACTCCTTGGCGGCCCCTGCGCCGTAGGGAGAGCAGATCTGATGCGGGAGACACATCTGGGGCTGAACCTGTGCCTGCTGGACAGGCCACCACAGCGGCGGCCTCAGAGAAGGACGCATGTCCCGACTTCTCCGCAAACCACCAAGAGCACCCGTCTCCACCGCCAAGGAGGTCACCCCTAAGATCAGTTGCTGTACCGATGTGTTATGACCCTCCTGGTGATAGGGCTGAGAGGGGGGATAAGGACCATCATCACCGTGTGACTCCTTGGCGGCCACTGCGCCGCAGGGAGAACAGATCTGATGCGGCAGACGCATCTGGGGCTGGACCTGTGCCTGCTGGACAGGCCACCGCAGCGGTGTCCTCAGAGAAGGACAGTTCAGCTCAGTCTTTGGCTGTCGCGGCTCCTCAGGCCTCTGAGGAGGAGGCACCAAGGAAGAAGCCTCGGCTTGGATGGGGGCAAGGTTTGGCCAAGTATGAGAAGCAGAAGGTACACGGTCCTGCAGATTCTGCTGAGGCTGTTGCTGAAGGCAGCCCAACTTCCACCGATCAAAAGGCAGTCACAAATACACCAGCATTTGCGCCTTGTGTGTCCCCAGTGGCCACACCATCACCTGCACCGCTATGTAAATCTCCAG TCCCGGAAGATAAATCCTGTGAAATGACAGCAAATACGGTCACtgaatccaataaaaatatccCAGTAGCTGATGTTCAGGCTTGCAACAACGAAGTCCCTACTACATTAGATCAGCTCGAGGGTGATCCCATTGATTCGCTTGCAAAGGTCCTTTCTGTACTGGTGCAACATGAAGATTCCTGTTCTGGGGATTCAAAAGGACTGACTAATGGCAGTAAGTTATTGCTACTGAAGGAAAGCATTAGCAAAGAACTCGAAAAGACAGAACTTGAGATTGATTCCTTGGAAGGTGAACTtaaatctgtaactacaaAAGCCAGAAATAGAGCTCTTAAAGATCCACCTAAAGCATTAACTTATGCACAGAATCCTTTACCTTCTCCTGTGAAAGAACAAGGAGAACTGACCCCTTCTCCCAAGATTTCTATGGAGCAGGATGCTGATGTAAAAGGCTCAGAGCTCATGGAAGTAGAGACAGCTCAAGCTCACAATGCAAAGGCAGTTTCTTCAGAGGAGAGTGTTGCTTGTCCTGGAGTTGCTCAGGGCCAGGTCCCTGCCGCTGCTGATGTTATCCCATCGGATCCATCTGGGAAAATTGGTTCTGGAATTGATGTTGATAATGGGCAGCATGAAGAGAATCCATGCCATGATAATTTTAATGCCATGAAAGCAGATGACAACAGTGACTTAACAAGGCCTTGCTCTTACCATGGTGTCAAATATAACTTAGTTGATACAGTTCTTTCTATGAACAGGAGTTTAGCCAAAAACACTTCTGAATTGCTATTTAAGCCTGTGCTAGCTGATCGGTCCCATCTTGATTTATTGGAATCAAGTCATCTTTCTAGCCAAATGAAGAATGGTCTAATTATTAAGAAGAAGTACGCCATACTTAAAaatcaacaaagattcaaagAGCAGATCCTCACCTTCAAGTTCAGGGTACTGCGTCACCTCTGGAAGGAGGATGTGCGGCTTCTTTCAGTAAGAAAGCAGCGTTCTAAATCTCATAAGCGCACTGAGCAGAACAACCGAGCACCACAGAGCGGATCGCAGAGGCAGCGGTCCTCTAATCGCTCCAGGTTTGCTGTACCAG CTGGTAATTTAAGCACATTTCCTATCACAGAAATGTCAGATATAGCAAACAAGATGTTTTCAGAATTTCAGCTCAAGCGCTGCAGAAATTACTTGAAAATGCCTTCAATGATTGTAGATGAAAAAGAGAAGGCGGTTGCTATGTTTGTGAATAAGAATGGTTTAGTTGAGGATCCTATTTCTGTTGAGAAGGAGCGGTCTTTGTTTAATCCTTGGACTCAGGAGGAAAAGGAAATCTTTATGGAGAAACTGGCTACATTTGGCAAAGATTTCTCGAAAATCTCCAGTTTTCTTCAGCACAAGACAACAGCTGATTGTGTTGAGTTTTACTACAAGCACCATAAATCTGATAGTTTCCGAGAAGTTAAGAAACTTCTAGACCTTcggcaacagcagcaaccTGCCAGCAATTACCTAGCAGCAGTATCTGGAAAGAAATGGAATCCTGAGGCAAATGCTGCTTTGCTTGATATGCTTGGGGTGGCCACAGAGGTGGCAGCCCAAGGCCTTGAATATGCAAATGAAGTGAAGAAAAATTCTGTGAAATCTATCATGCAGATTGCTTGTGGTGCTGCTAATTCTACCAAAGGATCTGAGGACTGTGTTGGGGATGTTTCTTTGCATGAGAGAGAATCTGTAGCTGCTGATGTTTTGGCAGGCATATGTGGCACTCTCTCTCCAGAAGGAATGGGCTCATGCATTACCAGTTCTGCTGATCATGGTCAGAAGATTGGGATATCAAGAATGGAGCATCTTTTAACTCCTGAAGCAGATAAGAACTTTGATGATGATGGCACTCTCTCAGATCAGGAGTGTGAAGTTGATATAGTTGATTGGAATGATGATGAGAAGTCAAGATTTATTGATGCTATGAATAGTTATGGGAAGGATTTTGCTCGCATTTCCTCGTGCGTGAAGAGCAAGTCATCCGAACAATGCAAGGTTTTTTTCAGCAAGGCTCGGAAATCACTTGGTTTAGATCTGATCCATCAAGGTGGTGCTGATGCTGGTTTCCCTACAGGTGATGCCAATGGAGGGAGGAGTGGTACAGATGGAGCCTGTATTGCTGAGATGGATTCAGCTATCTGTAGTGCACAGTCATGTCCTGAAATGGAGGTAGATGCATGTCCTATATCTGATGGAGATATCCAAGGGCATGATCCTCTTTCTGGTGTTGCCTCTAAGCAGCCAGAGGCTGACAAATCAAATGTGCCTGATGAGGACATAAATGCCAAGGAGGGTGGAAGAAAAGCAGAAAAAGACTGCAGCATTATTGATCATAAACAGTTATGTGAAGATGCTCGCGAAACGTCCTATCCTCGTATTGACATCAACTGTCCTGATAGCACAGATAAACTGCAAGACACAGAGGATGTTAAACCAGTGAATATGCATGCAAATGATGCCATGGTCTCTTCAGTTGAACAGGCTGTGGCAGCACATGTGGAAACTAGAACCAGTTCACATTCTGTTGAAGTTATTGAATCAAGCAGGGCATCGAAAGAGATTGTCATGGATGTTTCCAGGATGGAAGGACGTTCACATGAGACTGCAATTTGTAAAGGTGGAAAATCAACACCACCTGTTTGCTTGCCTGCACTTGGTGTTAGCAAGGAAAATATCATACACTTCTCAAACATGGATGAAGCAACCCCTATTAGGCCTGCATTTACTTCAAATTATCAGCAAACTAAGTTGGCAGATCCAATGCAATCAAAACCAAAGCCCCTTACCCCGAAGGATTTGATGCCTGTGCAATTTACTACGTCACTGCCTGATCCTACGTCAATTTGTTTTGAGGGTATAGCTGCCATAACTACACCCAATTTCGAGGATGATGGCAACAAAACCAGCATTGCTTCAGGGGCAAAAGATGTGAGCATGTTCCCAGCATATAAAGACCAGTCTGGTAATCATCATGATCCACTGTTTCATAATGTCGAGGGGTACATGCAACAGAGACGGAATAATCATTTTAGAACGGAAGTACCTGTTTTATCTGAAAGCACTATAGGTGGCAATGCAGGTGTTTCCCAGTTGGACCATTTCATGGTATCAAAATTCCAGAATGGCAGGTCCAGCAGCTTGGGCCTTTCCAATGGAAATCTTGGGGTTCTATCGACtgggagaagagaggaagtACGGGAAGGCTTGTTTACGCCTTGTTCTGTCAAGGCAAGTTCAGGGAATGAGCAGCAGCAAAAGCGGCCTGGTGATGTCAAGTTGTTTGGGCAAATTCTCAGCCATCAATCATCTTTGCAAAGCTCTGGTTCATCAACACATGGAAGCAAAAGCAAGCCCCTGTCACCAAAGGTTGATAAGTCAGCATCTAGGTTGTTGAGTAATTCAAGGGAATGCCTGGTTTATTCCTCCAGGCCGCCAAATATTGCGAACTTGGGGCTGGAGGAGAGAACAATGAGGAGTTATGACCATTTTGATACAGTGCAAACAATACAGCCTGAGCCTATGGTCATGGTGGCAAAGTGTCAGAGATCATCAGCTGGTGTACCAGTTTACTCGACCAAAAATGGTGCCCTCAGCGTGTTTAGGGAACTTCAACCACCTTCGGTGCAGCCACTCTCATCAGATCACAAACTGCTGGAAAACTTTGGCGATATTCATAAGAGAAATGGAATTGAGCTCATTTCAGGGTTCCAGCAACCCGGGAGGCTTGGGAGTGCCGGTGTCCTGGTTAGCAGCGTATCTGACCCTGTGGCTGCTCTCAAGGCACAGTACGGCCCTGGTTCAAAGATGTTGAGCAATGACGTGGACACATGGAAAGACATAGGAAGCAGGTAG